The Trichoderma breve strain T069 chromosome 2, whole genome shotgun sequence DNA segment TGCATCCACGGGAGTCTTGTTCTCAACCATGAATGTGGGGGTCAAGTCGACCTTGGGCTCAGAAGTTTCCCACATGTTGCGGATCTGCGAAGACAGCCACAGGCCACCTGCGGGTGATCGCTGGATAGATCTCTTGAGAACCATGCCGTCGTGGATCGCTGTGACGGAGGTGTTTGCGCCACCGATATCGATGACAAGAGCAGTCGCTTTGCCAGCAGCAAAGGCAGACAGAACAGGTGTCCGGCTCAACCAAAAGGCCGGAGTTCCCCAGCTCTCCATACtgagctcaatggccttttcaCGCGCCTTGGGGGAGTTCCAGGGAGCTTCTGTCATCAGCAATGGGAACTCCTCCAGAGGCTTTTCCTGACCCTCAATTTCCTCCATCGCGACATCGCCCTCGCCGTCCTGGTCTTTCACGTCGTCGTTCAATCCATTCTTGGACGGAGGTGTCTGTCTCTCGGGCTGCAGGCGCTTAACCAGCATGAACTCCCACATCTTGGCGGCGACATCCCAATCCTCCACGACGCTGTCCTTGTTCATGTAGTTGCGGACCTCGAAGTCGCCGCGCGGGATGATGCACTCATCGCCAAACAGGTCTCGCGGGGGATCGCTGGTGATGTGGCCGTAGAAGGACGGCAGGATTGATTTGGGGACATCTTCGCCGGCAAATCCTGCGCGCGTGTTGCAGTAGCCGGGATCGAGAACGAGGGCAGAGACCTCATCTGTACTCCAACACCATTAGCTCAACCGTCTTGCTCGATTCGCCCTGTGAAAGGCAGTGTCAGTCACTACAAACGCACCTCCGCCGTAAATGTCGGTTGGCTGCGCCGACGTGGGCAAAGGCTGCTGGGCCATGATTGCGATGCTTGTGATAACGGCCAATTGGTCGAGATGGCCCAAAAGTTGCGTCTAGTTTCTAGTGGGAACGTCGCGCTTGTGAGGGAGGTTGGAGGTACAAGGAACGGCGCGTCGGAATAAATTTcagcctggcctggccttCGGTTGGTGTTGCGCTCAGCCAGTGAGCGTCATGCATTTGGCGGGGTGTCTCCAATTACGGGGGAGCTCGGCgctggagaaaaaaaaaaagaaaataaatatcGCCCACACTGTCCGGACGAGGCACAAATTTGCATCCTACAAAGCATCTGGACTCCAGATCTTTGGATGAGCATTGCATCTATACCTGCAATTGAATTTGCACGTGAGGCATATGGTGCAGTGCCGTCGCTATGTTTGTAAGTAACAgttctatttttattttctattattctttctttcccatcatgatgaaCACGCATTCTCGCTTCAGAACCGCTGCGATTGAAACGGCTTCGGCTGTTGGAGATAAACAACTTGCTATTTACTGATCCTCACGAATTATCATTCATTTCTTGGAACTTAGCCCTTACCACGTCATGGCAAAAGCTAATTCGTTCTGAACAGAAGAGATGAGGTCCGCCAGCTGCATGAGACTGGCACGCCAGTCCGCTGCGTTGAATAGTAGCTCAAGGTCTTGTGGCCCTAGAGCTGCACTTCTAACTGtgccatggagatgggctcCTAGCAGACAATCGACTCGCGCTCTGTCCGCCAAGCCTGGTATTCGGATTAACGAATCTTCGAGGTTTGTCAAGGAGGAACAGGAGGAGCATGACGTGGTCTCGCCATTCAAGAGACATCGCCAGAAGGAGCTGCAAGAGGACCAAAAGAGCGAGAGTCCGCTATACCCCGAGGCTTATCCTCGATTAGAATCGTCGTCCATTAGGAAGAGCGTCCCTGAGTTCTTGCAGGAATCTCAACATGATCTTTCGAACGAACCCGTCACTTTGTCTGGGCGGATTCGGTCGAAGCGTGTTGTGGGAAGCTCGCTCATCTTCCTCGACATTACCAACGAATTCCAAAAAGTTCAGATCATGATCAACAAGAGCAAAGTTGCGTCAGAGGAAGAGTCGCGTGTTCATAAATTCCGCCTTCTTAAAAACTTGATTCAAGTTGGAGACCATATATGTAGGCCTATTGAGCTCCTTTGCCTGTCTCTTCCGAGGCTAATTAATTGGTAGCGGTCACTGGCGTTGCCACTCGTACAAACACCGGACAGCTCTCGCTAGAGGCTCGAGAGCTGCCTGAGCTCCTGTCCCCATCCATGGAGCAGGTCCCCGAGAAGCTCACGGATCCCAAGACCAAAATGCAAGAGCGCCATGTCGATATGTTGGTGAATCGTGATGTCGTCGACATCCTGAGGCTGCGGGCCGAGATCATGAAGCAGATCCGGGATCACTTCCACTCCAAACGATTCCTTGAATTCCAAACACCAATTCTTGCTGAGAATGCCGGTGGCGCGGTCGCCCGGCCGTTTGTGACCCGAGCCACAGAGTTCCGAGGCAAAGATCTTGCGCTCAGAATCGCGCCCGAATTATGGCTGAAGCGCCTTGTCGTCGGAGGTGTAGACAAGGTCTTCGAGATGGGCCCTGCCTTCCGAAACGAAGGTGTCGATGCCACTCACAATCCCGAATTTACAATGTGTGAATTCTACAGTGCCTATACCAATCTGCCCGATCTCATCAAGGAGACGGAGGAGTTGATATATAGCCTTGCAAAACACTCCCAAGAGCTGATATCAACACAGCTTACTACCCTGCCACCTATCGACCTCAGCAAATTCACCAGACCTTTCAAGCAAGTGGAGTTCATCCCTGCTCTGGAGGAAGCCATTGGAATTCGCTTCCCGAAGCTCACCGCGGAAGATGGCGCTCTTCCTGAACTCCTCGCGATCCTGAAGCTTTCAGGGATTGAGATTCCTGGCGAGGTGCCTACGTCTCTACCAAAGCTCCTTGATCGACTCGCCGCGACGTATCTGGAACCCATGTCCTTTACGGAACCTATCCTGATTACGCACCATCCTGCCTGCATGTCGCCCCTCGCAAAGAGCTTCCTTTGCCCAAAGACATATCAACTAGTATCTGCTCGTGCAGAGCTCTTCATCGGCGGCCGGGAGCTTGCCAACATGTACGAAGAGGAGAACAACCCGGAGGAGCAGAAACGAAAACTTGCCGTCCACCGCAGCCTCGTGAACAAACCCGACGGCACTGTAGGATTCGCAGAGTCGGCGGCTTTAGATACTGACGCCGAAACCAACGCAGAGAtcgttgaagttgaagaggatgagtgGGAAGCTTCCCCGCTTGACCAAAGTTATGTCAAGGCCCTCGACTATGGCCTTCCCCCCACTGGTGGTTGGGGATGCGGCGTCGAGCGTCTGGTGATGCTCTTTTCCGGCGCCAACCGCATCAGCGACTGTTTGAGCTTCGGCACGATACGGAATGTTGTTGGGTTGTCGGCTGATGAGAAGACTAATGAGAAATAAACGCTACGATTCCCATGACTAGACTTGGAAATATGCGGATTGTATAGGTACTACAGCAAACACCATGCAAGAGTATGAGGAGAATATTTGTACAATATGATAAAGGGATATAGACCCGATTGCCAAATGGATCTACAAGATGTGTGCTGTATATATGGATATCGTGCTGAAACTAATCGTCAAATCCACCCCATTCACCAtctcccttgcccttggcatcaccttcgccatcatcaacctccatcttcctcttcttgctccCCTCAATAGCACCCTTCCTATTATGCTCCTTTCGCCTCTCATATCCGCTCTTGGACGTAATCATAGCCTTGTTTCCGCTCCTCCTAGACTCAACACCTctctccttgagcttcttcctaTCCTCCTTGCCCACGTTCGGCAGCGCATCAAGCAGCCATTTCTGCACCCCCGCCTCGTCCCCTGTCTTGCCGGCCTGCTTTTCACTCTCAGCAATGACATTGGCCACTGTCTTGACAAAGGGGATATCCTCTTTGGTATAAAACGTGACTGCTATACCGCCCTCTCGACCAGCTCGCCCTGTCCTTCCTGCACGGTGCACGTAGGCGGCACTCGATCCAGGCACATCGTAGTTCAAGACTCCGTTGACGCCAGCGAAATCGACACCTCGGGCCAGCACATCAGTCGTGATGAGAACCCAAATCTCACCAGCCCGGAACTTGCGCATGATGGCTGCTCGGGCCGCATCCGGAAGACCACTGTGTAAGGCGGCTATTCTAGATGAACCGCCTGCCTCAAGCGGGATATCATACTTGAGCTCCTCTTGCAGCGCAGTGGCTCGATCAATGGTCTGGGTAAACACGAGGAAAGGTGGCCGCAATGGCGGTCCTGAGTCAATGCTCGAAGTAGGCCGCAAGAGCTGCCGCAGAGCGAGAAGCTTTCCCTGTTCGCTCGCAGTGTAAATCAGCCTATGCACAATATTGGGCACGGCCGTATCCTTTAGACCAACAACCAAGCGAACCAGTGGCCTTTGGGGAATGCTCAGAGACTCGGCCCGGGAAGCCAGCCTCTCTGTAACCAGCGTCTCGATGTTGGAGCCCATGGTTGCGGACCAGAATGAAAGGCCAAGATCTGGATTGCTGCAGGCCGTCCAGATACCAAGAGTTTGTTCGCGGAACAACGGGTCGAGGAGCACATCGGCTTCGTCCAGTATGAGGTTTCGGACGGTGGGTAAGACCTTTTGAGTGTTTGCTGACCCAGACGTCAGGAAGttgagcagcagaagaggtGTTGTAATCAAAATGTCCACTTTTGACACCACTTTTGGCTTtgcatctttttcttcttcctcttcatcagattcctctgccttttcttcttcctcatccgaGCTGTCCTCACCAATATCTTGGCTCTCAGCAGCAAGAATCATGCCCTTTCTCATGCCGACCACCTTGAGTCCGGTTCCCTTCACCAACTGGTTGCCAACATTGACAATCTGGTAAGCAAGCTCTCGGGTCGGCACAATGACAATAGCTTCGAGCTCATGGATACCATGTAACTTGTCCTgcgctctcctcctcatgatgttgttgattGTTGGCACAAGAAAGCTAATCGTCTTTCCACTTCCAGTTGGCGCAACAGCCAGCAAATCAACACCATTCTCCAGTCCCTGTTCCTCACTCAAGGCCACGTCAGGCCGAATGAGCAACGGCATGCTTCCCATCTGCACCTCTGTCGGTATTTTATAGCCCTGGTACGACAGGTTCTCAGCCACCCGTCGAGAGAGGTTGTATGTGCTTCGCAGCTGGCCGAAAGACTCCAATGGCTGCGGAGCCAGCTGcggcttcttgtccttcttgacctcaacaacagccttcttcttcttggacttCTTGACCTTGTGTTGCTCCTCTCGCTTATACAGCAGCGTGACCTTGAGTCGATGCGATCGCAGCAATTGGCGACACTCGTCCGCACTCAGCAACTTGGCCGCCTCAACGACGGGACTCGCCGCTCGCTTGCTCTTTTTCGACTCGGCCTTTGCAGGTTTCGACTCGGACACATCCTTGGGCGCAAAGAAGTCGACTTCCGGCAGCACCTCGGGGATCTTGTTCTCGGGCTCTTCGACATCGCGCTTTCGCTTGTGGCCGCGAACTTCGTCGTGGTAGAGCTGCGGATTCGTCTTTGTCCCCGAGGACGGGAGTTTGCCCACGGCGCTGCCGCCTGAGAGAGAGGATTTTGCGCTCTTTTTGGTGCCGCGCGACAAGACCTTGAGGATATCCATTGTGTGAGAGGCgcgacaaaaaagaaattgtcGTGGTTTGCGCCTGGTCTACCAAGGATATTCAAGGTTTTTTATGGTTGCTGgtttgtatgtatgtagaaATTTTGTAGCTCAGCCGTGGAACTTTTTTTACTGCAAGGCTGTAGTGGGGTGAGCCGCTACAAGATGGCGCTAAACCGCTTGGGCTCAGCAATGGATGATTGAGCATCAACATGTGCAATTCCAGCTCTACTTGGAATTGGAATTAGCAAAGCTATTAATTCCAAAGTAGTGAGATTTCGTGTACTCATATCTGCGTTGATTTAATGtagcatatatatatgaatTTGCTTCATTAGATACGTATTGAAACTCCCCTCTAATCTCAAGTTGTCAACACTCATGCTAGCCATATCAATCATGGGTATCCTCTATGAAGCTGTAAATATGAATGTCTAAACCCATTGCCCGCTTGTTCTGCCAAAAACGCCATAAATCATCCATCAATCAAGAATCCCACTCTATATCCATTCTCAAATTCCCTCATCACTGTCAGATAgctccctcccctccccatACAACACCTCACACACTCCCGCCAGCGGAATATCCAGCACCGCATCCGTCCCCTCGTTCCAAAtctccctccatctcagcctccCATTGCTCTCGaccttcctctccctcttaCTACTCCCCTTGAGCCTCCCCTTGGAATCAATCACCGCCAGCTTGCCCGCCCCGTCCACAATCGTCTCCACGCTCGTCATAGGCACCGTCAGGATCTCCAGATTATACGCCGCCAGCGCCACGTAGATGTAGACCAGCGTCATGACCAGGAACGCGGGCACGGCCAGCGCCCACCAGCGGTCCGGATAGTAGTATATGCCCAGCGCGTGCAGGAACGGCGACGGGAGGTAGCTCCAGAGGAGATAcatgaggaagatgaggctgcTGAACAGGTACAGCACGAAGCcgtagtactcgtatgtcGGCACCCTGGGCGCCGTGCGCGGGACGGGCGCGATGTCGTCGTCCGATGCATCGGGAGTCGTCGGACGAGAGGGCCGTAGCAGCGAGGttagagatggagatggaggcagaGGCGTGGGTGGTCGGCCGTAGAATGGAGGCGCAAAGTAGTTCtgcgagagcggcggcggcggcgattcCTGGTCTGAAGAGCCCGAGGATTGGTTGTCTGAGATGTACTCGCCATCGAACCCGTCTTCGTCGGTGCCAGACATGGTGAAATGCCTGTTTGGCTGAGAGTGTTGGAGTTGGTAGAGTTGCGACGGAATAAAGATGGACGGGCTGTTAATTACAGGTAGAGGCGGAATACGGGATTCGGCAATACCTCCGCCACAGTTGATCGCAGCACCTACACAAAGCTAACACCACATATCAATTCAAGCAAAGCCATCAAGAATAAATCTGTATTAAGCTGTACGCGAGGTATAATTAATTCGTCAACTTCATATCTCTTGTCTATTCATataccaaaaacaaaaaaaacagCGGCTGCTATCTCAATTCGCCATGATCAACAAGACATTGACACCTCTCGCCCAATCGCTTTGCTCGCTGCTATATACACGTGGGTAGATAGACACGTATAACcttcttgcttcatctccGTATTTTATCCATCAATAGGGCACTTATAATCAAGTTCCCTAGGCAAGACGCCATTCTCCTGCTTCTCTTGCAACGCATCCAGACATGTCTGGTGATAAATATGTCGACAAGCCAGCACGACGAGCGGCCCCAAGACCTGGTCTTTATTCGACTTTCCAGCGATTTGCTCGATGAGCATGCTTGACGGCCGCATGTCCAAGCTCTTCCCCTTACTCCTACGATCTGAAACTCTTGCGTGGCCCTTGGCTCGTTCCGCAACTTGCGTTTGCCTCTGCTGTCTGGCCACATCTTCCGCCGCTTGCTTGTCTTCCCAAGCCTCAAACACTGTCGAGCCAGCGAGCCCTGGGCCCCAGACTCTTTTGCCGCATGCCTCGCATGTAGAACCACGCGGCCTCCACCCGCGCTGTCTAAGTTCGACAGATGTATCCACGCTTGTGAAGAGACTTCGTTCCAGGAGTCGGTTCGACAGACGAAGTATAGACTCCTCGTATGCGTAAGCCGAGAATATGGACGCAAGCACACTGCGAAGATCAGccaagcttggtgatgatgctgctgcttttgcAAGGAACGCTCTCAATATTCGTAGGAACGAGAGATTGGACCCTGCACTTGATAAAGCATTGGAGCCCAACTGGCCATTTGCTTGATTCGAAGCTTGGCTTGAAGTAGAAACAAGGAGCGAAGTAAACGTATGCTGCACAAGCGATCGCAGCTTCGCCAagagcttctcctcatcaaaGGCGCTGCCGCTCGCAGCAGCTTGTATGGCGGGTGAAAGATTTTGAGTGACCTGTACACAGGCACCGATGAGGTTCAGCCAGAGACTTTCATCTGCTGACAGGTTCTCCTGGGAAGTCTTATTCTTCGACACCACGCTGACTCTCCTTGTAGATTTTGTCTGCTCCTGACATAACCAAATCCCAACATGGACATAGTTCTGCAGGCTTTCAAGAAGAGCTTCAGCTGAGGCTTCTAGCGACGGTGCACTGCCCTCTTCGGCGTCTTGTGAGCTGGATGAGCGCAAAAGTGCTTCCATAGCAGATTCGAGCGTGCCCAGGTGACGCACTAGTCGatccatggccatggcaacTTGTCCTGCTCGGGCCATGAGCACAACAGCGGCATCCACCACACCCGTTTCTTCCATAGTGGGTAACAGATTGTCTAGTTGAAGATCGACCGACTGGACGAGCCCAATGTAGTCCGACACGTGTTGTGCGTCAAATTTACACATCAGTCGAACATATCGTTCAACAAGTAGCCGCTCATGCGTTAGCTGTCCATCTGCCAGCGGATCTTCTGGCTCTAGTAACGTCTTTAGATAAGCATGCTGTAGCTCAGGGGCATCTTCTGCGGAATTGAGAATATGCTGGTGTAGTTCCGTCTTTTGTAGAGCGAGAGTTGAGGCCGAGCGCTCGGGGCTCAATTCAAGCAAGTCTCTTGCGTGGTTTTCGGCAATGGTCAAGACTTCGTGCTGTTG contains these protein-coding regions:
- a CDS encoding actin domain-containing protein, which gives rise to MAQQPLPTSAQPTDIYGGDEVSALVLDPGYCNTRAGFAGEDVPKSILPSFYGHITSDPPRDLFGDECIIPRGDFEVRNYMNKDSVVEDWDVAAKMWEFMLVKRLQPERQTPPSKNGLNDDVKDQDGEGDVAMEEIEGQEKPLEEFPLLMTEAPWNSPKAREKAIELSMESWGTPAFWLSRTPVLSAFAAGKATALVIDIGGANTSVTAIHDGMVLKRSIQRSPAGGLWLSSQIRNMWETSEPKVDLTPTFMVENKTPVDALAPAQARLREFPYKIHDSFRAFEEERLLTEFKESVVEVWRGPGRYGAAGNEEYIKSQPGRVFEMPDGYNQMWREQRFKVAEGMWDENAGYPVPEAERLTKAQTIPELIRSALNAIDVDLRGNLLANVVVTGSTSLINGFNDRLNNELTAMYPGLKIKIHAAGLSSERRFGAWIGGSILASLGTFHQMWISKKEYEENGPGIVEKRCK
- a CDS encoding tRNA synthetases class II (D, K and n) domain-containing protein, producing the protein MRSASCMRLARQSAALNSSSRSCGPRAALLTVPWRWAPSRQSTRALSAKPGIRINESSRFVKEEQEEHDVVSPFKRHRQKELQEDQKSESPLYPEAYPRLESSSIRKSVPEFLQESQHDLSNEPVTLSGRIRSKRVVGSSLIFLDITNEFQKVQIMINKSKVASEEESRVHKFRLLKNLIQVGDHISVTGVATRTNTGQLSLEARELPELLSPSMEQVPEKLTDPKTKMQERHVDMLVNRDVVDILRLRAEIMKQIRDHFHSKRFLEFQTPILAENAGGAVARPFVTRATEFRGKDLALRIAPELWLKRLVVGGVDKVFEMGPAFRNEGVDATHNPEFTMCEFYSAYTNLPDLIKETEELIYSLAKHSQELISTQLTTLPPIDLSKFTRPFKQVEFIPALEEAIGIRFPKLTAEDGALPELLAILKLSGIEIPGEVPTSLPKLLDRLAATYLEPMSFTEPILITHHPACMSPLAKSFLCPKTYQLVSARAELFIGGRELANMYEEENNPEEQKRKLAVHRSLVNKPDGTVGFAESAALDTDAETNAEIVEVEEDEWEASPLDQSYVKALDYGLPPTGGWGCGVERLVMLFSGANRISDCLSFGTIRNVVGLSADEKTNEK
- a CDS encoding DEAD/DEAH box helicase domain-containing protein codes for the protein MDILKVLSRGTKKSAKSSLSGGSAVGKLPSSGTKTNPQLYHDEVRGHKRKRDVEEPENKIPEVLPEVDFFAPKDVSESKPAKAESKKSKRAASPVVEAAKLLSADECRQLLRSHRLKVTLLYKREEQHKVKKSKKKKAVVEVKKDKKPQLAPQPLESFGQLRSTYNLSRRVAENLSYQGYKIPTEVQMGSMPLLIRPDVALSEEQGLENGVDLLAVAPTGSGKTISFLVPTINNIMRRRAQDKLHGIHELEAIVIVPTRELAYQIVNVGNQLVKGTGLKVVGMRKGMILAAESQDIVDILITTPLLLLNFLTSGSANTQKVLPTVRNLILDEADVLLDPLFREQTLGIWTACSNPDLGLSFWSATMGSNIETLVTERLASRAESLSIPQRPLVRLVVGLKDTAVPNIVHRLIYTASEQGKLLALRQLLRPTSSIDSGPPLRPPFLVFTQTIDRATALQEELKYDIPLEAGGSSRIAALHSGLPDAARAAIMRKFRAGEIWVLITTDVLARGVDFAGVNGVLNYDVPGSSAAYVHRAGRTGRAGREGGIAVTFYTKEDIPFVKTVANVIAESEKQAGKTGDEAGVQKWLLDALPNVGKEDRKKLKERGVESRRSGNKAMITSKSGYERRKEHNRKGAIEGSKKRKMEVDDGEGDAKGKGDGEWGGFDD
- a CDS encoding PIG-P domain-containing protein — encoded protein: MSGTDEDGFDGEYISDNQSSGSSDQESPPPPLSQNYFAPPFYGRPPTPLPPSPSLTSLLRPSRPTTPDASDDDIAPVPRTAPRVPTYEYYGFVLYLFSSLIFLMYLLWSYLPSPFLHALGIYYYPDRWWALAVPAFLVMTLVYIYVALAAYNLEILTVPMTSVETIVDGAGKLAVIDSKGRLKGSSKRERKVESNGRLRWREIWNEGTDAVLDIPLAGVCEVLYGEGRELSDSDEGI